One window of Clostridia bacterium genomic DNA carries:
- a CDS encoding acyl-CoA thioesterase: MSSSEPVHIPPPGAAVTVTRVQIRSTDVDAMGHVNNAVYFEYLEQARIDHLRRLLVLPPPEGRRPYAGVMVVAEARCRYRAPLYFGDDLRIETWTTEVRRRSFKLAYRLYTAADPARTVAEAETAQVWIDADGRAAVMPDPVRQKLEESIPAT, translated from the coding sequence GTGTCTTCGTCGGAACCGGTTCACATTCCGCCGCCCGGCGCGGCCGTCACCGTCACCCGTGTCCAGATCCGCTCGACGGACGTCGACGCCATGGGCCACGTCAACAACGCCGTGTATTTCGAGTACCTGGAGCAGGCGCGCATCGACCACCTCCGGCGGCTCCTGGTCCTGCCGCCGCCCGAGGGGCGGCGGCCGTACGCCGGCGTGATGGTCGTCGCCGAGGCGCGCTGCCGCTACCGCGCACCGCTCTACTTCGGCGACGACCTGCGCATCGAGACGTGGACCACGGAAGTGCGGCGCCGCAGCTTCAAGCTCGCGTACCGGCTGTACACCGCGGCCGACCCGGCCAGAACCGTGGCCGAGGCCGAGACGGCGCAGGTGTGGATCGACGCCGACGGGCGCGCAGCCGTCATGCCGGACCCGGTGAGGCAGAAGCTGGAAGAATCCATTCCGGCGACGTGA